One region of Triticum aestivum cultivar Chinese Spring chromosome 6B, IWGSC CS RefSeq v2.1, whole genome shotgun sequence genomic DNA includes:
- the LOC123138684 gene encoding pentatricopeptide repeat-containing protein At2g37230-like — translation MDVSLNPITQQAQVNILDIWDTHSSIFFPHANQMPVCKVKFPIPFKITPKTMSKLAVNQVQGPFGEFEEGEQVRICLRASNSSVRWALCFLISASIFILHPLANLLNLRAFSWQFKHVLVDPRQYGVLMESLCAGGKYDGAVQVLDELLEKGTLLSPKSPVMEAPAYNPVIEYLCDNGNTNKAETFFRQLMKKGVDDKSAFNSLIRGHAKEGALEAAKEILAIMTRRGVPTDPHSHALLIDSFLKKNEPADAKTALDSMMEHGHLPRPALFQSVMAALFNDGRVQTASRVMKSMIEKGITENMDMAHKIVEALFMRCHVEEAIGRVNLMVENGCMPDLDKLLAALCEKDKVMEAQKLADFALDRDFEVSFSTYDRVLEALYTEEKTLPPYSMLCKIKHKGGVVDQKGCDALMDSLKAGGYSKQADILSRILVENGSSISKRGKKSAMGA, via the exons ATGGATGTATCTCTTAACCCAATTACCCAACAGGCACAGGTTAACATCCTTGATATTTGGGATACACATTCCTCCATATTCTTTCCTCATGCAAACCAGATGCCAGTTTGCAAGGTGAAGTTTCCTATTCCCTTCAAAATCACTCCAAAGACAATGAGCAAGCTGGCTGTTAATCAGGTCCAGGGCCCATTTGGGGAATTTGAAGAAGGAGAGCAG GTTAGGATATGTTTGAG GGCATCAAATTCAAGTGTGAGGTGGGCTTTATGCTTCCTAATCTCAGCTTCTATATTCATACTCCACCCTCTAGCAAACCTTCTAAATCTCCGAGCTTTCTCCTGGCAGTTCAAGCATGTCCTGGTGGATCCGAGGCAGTACGGTGTGTTGATGGAGAGCTTGTGTGCAGGTGGTAAGTATGATGGTGCTGTGCAGGTGCTCGATGAGCTTCTAGAGAAGGGCACACTGCTTAGCCCAAAGAGTCCAGTGATGGAAGCACCGGCTTATAATCCAGTGATTGAGTATCTGTGCGACAATGGGAATACCAACAAGGCCGAGACGTTCTTCAGGCAGCTGATGAAGAAAGGTGTGGATGACAAGTCTGCATTCAACAGTCTTATCCGTGGGCATGCAAAGGAAGGTGCGCTAGAGGCCGCAAAGGAGATTCTTGCCATTATGACACGCCGTGGCGTCCCTACTGACCCCCACTCGCACGCACTGCTTATTGATAGCTTCCTGAAGAAGAACGAGCCAGCTGATGCAAAGACGGCACTGGACAGCATGATGGAACATGGTCACTTACCAAGGCCAGCTCTGTTCCAGTCTGTCATGGCGGCACTTTTCAACGATGGCCGGGTTCAGACCGCAAGCAGGGTCATGAAGAGTATGATCGAGAAGGGGATTACCGAGAACATGGATATGGCACATAAGATCGTGGAGGCTCTCTTCATGAGGTGTCATGTGGAGGAGGCGATTGGTCGCGTCAATCTGATGGTGGAAAATGGCTGTATGCCTGATCTGGATAAGTTGCTAGCTGCCCTTTGCGAGAAGGACAAAGTGATGGAGGCACAAAAGCTGGCTGATTTTGCGTTGGACCGGGACTTTGAAGTTAGCTTCTCAACCTATGACAGAGTCCTGGAAGCCCTGTACACTGAGGAGAAGACATTGCCACCCTACTCCATGCTCTGCAAGATCAAGCACAAAGGAGGCGTTGTAGATCAGAAGGGTTGCGATGCTTTGATGGATAGCTTAAAAGCTGGAGGATACTCAAAGCAAGCTGACATTTTGTCTAGGATCTTGGTGGAGAATGGATCATCAATATCCAAGAGGGGCAAGAAGTCTGCCATGGGTGCATAG
- the LOC123135512 gene encoding linolenate hydroperoxide lyase, chloroplastic — translation MLPSFSPAATVAVTPPPKPIPGGYGAPVLGPLRDRLDYFWFQGPEEYFRRRAAQYRSTVFRANIPPTFPFFVGVNPRVVAIVDTAAFTALFDPELVDKRDCLIGPYNPSDSFTGGTRVGVYLDTEEPEHERTKAFAMDLLRRSSRVWAPEFLEGVDGMLAAIESDLDAGKEGGASFLVPLQKCIFRFLCRAVASADPAAEDLVDRYGLFILDVWLGLQLVPTQKIGAIPQPLEELLLHSFPFPSILVKPGYDLLYRFLEKHGAASVAVGVKDHSMTDKDAINNILFLLGFNAFGGFSVFLPFLILQVGKDAALRARLRDEVRAALEQHNGEVGFASVRGMPLVRSTVYEVLRMNPPVPLQFGRARRDFVLRSHGGEGFSVAAGEMLCGYQPLAMRDPAVFDRPEEFVADRFVGAEGEALLRYVYWSNGPETGEPTKGNKQCAAKEVVVATACMLVAELFRRYDDFECDGTAFTKLHKRQPS, via the coding sequence ATGCTGCCGTCCTTCTCGCCGGCGGCCACCGTGGCGGTGACCCCGCCGCCGAAGCCGATCCCGGGCGGCTACGGCGCGCCCGTGCTGGGGCCGCTCCGGGACCGGCTGGACTACTTCTGGTTCCAGGGCCCCGAGGAGTACTTCCGGCGGCGCGCCGCGCAGTACCGGAGCACTGTGTTCCGGGCCAACATCCCGCCCACgttccccttcttcgtcggcgtgAACCCGCGCGTGGTCGCCATCGTGGACACCGCCGCCTTCACGGCGCTGTTCGACCCGGAGCTGGTGGACAAGCGCGACTGCCTCATCGGGCCGTACAACCCCAGCGACTCCTTCACGGGCGGCACCCGCGTGGGCGTGTACCTGGACACGGAGGAGCCGGAGCACGAGCGCACCAAGGCCTTCGCCATGGACCTCCTCCGCCGCAGCTCCCGCGTGTGGGCGCCCGAGTTCCTCGAGGGCGTCGACGGCATGCTCGCCGCCATCGAGTCCGACCTGGACGCCGGCAAGGAGGGCGGCGCCAGCTTCTTGGTCCCGCTGCAGAAGTGCATCTTCCGGTTCCTGTGCAGGGCGGTGGCCAGTGCCGACCCGGCCGCCGAGGACCTGGTGGACCGGTACGGGCTCTTCATCCTGGACGTCTGGCTGGGGCTGCAGCTGGTGCCGACGCAGAAGATCGGCGCCATCCCGcagccgctggaggagctgctcctccactccttccccttccctTCCATCCTCGTCAAGCCAGGGTACGACCTGCTGTACCGCTTCCTCGAGAAGCACGGCGCCGCGTCGGTCGCCGTCGGCGTCAAGGACCACAGCATGACCGACAAGGACGCCATCAACAACATCCTCTTCCTGCTCGGCTTCAACGCCTTCGGGGGCTTCTCGGTCTTCCTCCCCTTCCTCATCCTGCAGGTCGGCAAGGACGCCGCGCTCCGCGCCAGGCTCCGCGACGAGGTCCGCGCCGCTCTCGAGCAACACAACGGCGAGGTCGGGTTCGCGTCGGTGCGCGGGATGCCGCTGGTGCGCTCCACGGTGTACGAGGTGCTCCGGATGAACCCGCCCGTGCCGCTGCAGTTCGGGCGCGCGCGGCGGGACTTCGTGCTGCGCTCCCACGGCGGGGAGGGCTTCTCCGTCGCCGCCGGGGAGATGCTGTGCGGGTACCAGCCGCTGGCGATGCGGGACCCGGCCGTGTTCGACCGGCCGGAGGAGTTCGTGGCGGACAGGTTCGTCGGGGCGGAGGGCGAGGCGCTGCTGCGGTACGTGTACTGGTCCAACGGGCCCGAGACCGGCGAGCCGACCAAGGGGAACAAGCAGTGCGCCGCCAAGGAGGTGGTCGTCGCCACCGCCTGCATGCTCGTCGCCGAGCTCTTCCGCCGCTACGACGACTTCGAGTGCGACGGCACCGCCTTCACCAAGCTCCACAAGCGGCAGCCCAGCTGA